Part of the Terriglobales bacterium genome is shown below.
CGATGCCGATCGCGGTTGAGAAGATCACGGCCGCTCCGACTGCGAGTACCGACACGGAAACACTCCAGTGCAGGACGTAGGTGATCAGCACCGAGCTGCCAATACCGACGAGAATTCCGATTGCGCCGCCGAGCAGGCTCAGTACTACGGACTCCAGAAGGAACTGGCGTTGTACGTCCTGTTCGGTAGCGCCGATGGCTACGCGAATACCGATTTCCCGCGTGCGCTCGGTTACTGACACCAGCATGATATTCATGATGCCGATGCCGCCTACGATCAGCGAGACGCCTGCAATCGATGCCAGCAGCATGGTCATTACTTGTGCAGACTGGTCGGCGAGTTCAGCTACGTCGGCCAGGTTGCGGATGGTGAAGTCGTCCGGATCGCCCTGGCGGATGCGGTGCCGGTCGCGCAGGATCTGCGTGATCTGGTCTTGCGCGGCATAGCTCTCCTGCTGCGACTTGGCGGAGACCATGATGTTGCGCAGCCAGTCCTGGCCGGTGATCTTCTTCTGCAGCGTGGTAATGGGGACGTAGATGCCGTCGTCCTGATCGCCGCCCATGCCTGATGTTCCCTTGGCGGTGAGCACTCCCACAACGGTAAAGGGCAGATTGCCGGCACGGATTGTTTGACCGACCGGATCGCTATTCCCAAACAGGTTCTGGCGTACGGTATCGCCGATTACGGCTACGTTGGCCGCAGTCCTTGCGTCGTCTTCGGTGAAGGAAGCGCCTCTCGCCATGTCCCACGCGCGGATGTCGAAATACTGCGGCTCAGTTCCCGTCACCGTGGTGGCCCAGTTCTGATTGCCGTAGACCAACTGCGTGCTCGCCGAAGAACTCGGAGCGGCATTGGCCACTGCAGGAGCCTCGCGCAGGATCGCGATTACATCGGAGGCAACCAGCGTCTGCGTGGCGCCGGCGCCGGTCCGCGTGCCGCCTTTGTTTACGCTGCCCGCGGAGATATAAAGAAGATTCGTCCCCATGGCGGCGATGCGATCCTGCACTTCCTTCTGCGCTCCATTGCCGATGCCGACCATCGCGATCACCGCTCCTACTCCAATGATGATTCCCAGCATAGTCAACGCTGAGCGCAGCTTGTTACGTGCGAGTGCCCGCAATGCGATTTTTAGAATTTCTACGAGTTCCATAACTTACCTTCAATCCTGTTCCACTGTGGGCATCTCGGCCAGTACCTCGGCTGCGCGCGGACGGTCCGTGACCATCTCATCGCGACGAATCTTGCCATCGCGGAATGTAATCACCCGCCGCGCAAATTGAGCGATGTCCAGCTCATGGGTGACCAGTATGATCGTGAGCCCTTCGTCATTCAGAGTTTGAAGAATGCTCATGATCTCAACCGACGTGCGGCTGTCGAGGTTTCCCGTCGGCTCGTCGGCCAGGAGAATCGACGGTTGATTGACTAGCGCCCTGGCGATCGCGACTCGCTGTTGCTGTCCGCCTGAGAGCTGCGACGGAAAATGGTCGAATCGCTCTCCCAGTCCCACCATTTCCAGTGCGTGCTTAGCGCGGCGCAGGCGCTCTTCGACGTCGAGCTTCGCATACAGCGTTGGTAACTCAACGTTCTCCAGCGCCGTGGTGCGGGCCAGCAGATTGAATCCCTGGAACACAAATCCAAGGCGTCGATTGCGAATGGCAGCCAGCTCCTTTTTCGGGAGCTGGGCTACATTCACGCCATCGAGGAAGTAGTCGCCCGAAGTGGGACGATCGAGGCAGCCCAGAATATTCATCAGCGTTGACTTGCCGCTGCCGCTCGACCCCATGATCGCGACGAACTCTCCCTTCGCGACGTCGAGGTTGATGCCGCGCAGGGCGTGCACCCGGTTTTCACCGAGCTGGTAGATCCGGTGCACGTCCTGAACGCGGATCGCTACGTACTCTTCCTGTGCTTCCTGTCTTACGAGTTCCTGTTCTGCAAGCATCGTTGTCATCACACACCTCCTAGCGTCCCATCCTGTTGCCGCCGCCACCCATACCACCGACACGCGGAGTGGCTGGCGATGCGTTGCTTCGCGCGGCCGACGCTGCTGGTTTGCTCGCGTCGGCTTTGCCGGTCACAATCACATCGCCAGCGTTCAATCCGCCCGCGACCACTTTTGTCACCGCTGTGTTCACGTGGTCGGTAAGGCCGGCGACGATCTGAACGGGAACAAGATTCTTGGTTCCGTCGAGTTTCCAGACCACCGCCTGCTGCGACTGCCGCCCCTTGCCGGAGGACTGAATGCCATTGGCCGCAAAGAGCTGCTGTAGTTTGTCGGCGCTCAGGTCGGGCTTGAAGCGCAGCGCAGCATTCGGAACTTCAATCACGTTTGCCGCTTGTGCCACGGGAATGGTCACGTAAGCGGTCATTCCCGGGAACAGCTTCTGCTGCGGATTGTCAAAGGCGATGACCGTGTCATACGTCACGACGTTTTGTACTGTGGTCGGATTCATACGAACTTGCTCTACCGTTCCACGGAAGACTTCGTTGGGAAATGCGTCGACGCTGAACGTTCCAGGCTGCCCCGGACGGATTTGTCCCACATCGGATTCATCGGTCTTTGCATAGACCCGCATCTTGGTCAAGTCCTGCGCGATGGTGAACAGCGTAGGCGCCTGCAAAGAAGCGGCGACGGTCTGGCCGACGTCGATGCTGCGCGCGGTCACCGTTCCATCGATCGGGGAACGAATAATGGTGTGATCAAGATTGGTTTGCGCCACCTTCACTGCGGCCAGCTTCTGCGCGACTTGCGCATTCGCCTGCTTTACCTGCGCGGCCGCCGACGCGACTCCAGCCTGATTGGATTCGGACGTAGCTTTGTCAATGTCAAGCTGCTGCGCCGCAATGACTCCTTCTTTCGCGAGGGCGTCGCTGCGCTCGTAGGCTTTCTGGGTCTGCGCGGCAGTAGCCTGAGCCTTCAGTAGTTCGGCTTTGGCCGCTGCCGCCGTGGCTTCAGCGTTCTGCAGATCGGCTTGCGCCTGGAGCAGAGCTCCCTGGAACAGCGCCGGATCGAGCTCAGCAACTACCTGACCCTTTTTCACTCTGGTATTGAAGTCGGCGTTGAGCTTCGAAATCGTGCCGGAAATCTGCGATCCGACCTGAACCGTAGTGACCGCGTCGATCGTGCCGGTCGCCTGCACCAACTGGCGGATGTCGCCCTGCTGCACGCGCTGCGTTGTGTATGCAGGCTTATCGCCTCCGCGCAGAGTAAAGGCACCCAGCGCCGCAATGGCGACGAATAGCGCCAAAATTACGATCCATTTACGTTGAATATGCTTCATTGCCCTTCCCTCGTACCCTGTTAGACCCATGAGTGGGGAGAACGACCGTTAAGACTCGGGAAAGACTATGTAAAGAACTCTAAAGCTGTGGTTCCAACGACTTAGAAGTTGCCTCTAATGCTTGTGACTTATTTAAACTGCCAACCGGAGATAGAGCCGTCCGCGACAATCGCCATGGAACGCATTCTCATCGTCGACGACGACGTAGATCTTTATCAGCTCGTCACCCAGTTCCTGGAGCCGGAAGGATTTCAGGTAGAGGCGGCGCATGATGGGCCAA
Proteins encoded:
- a CDS encoding ABC transporter ATP-binding protein, which produces MTTMLAEQELVRQEAQEEYVAIRVQDVHRIYQLGENRVHALRGINLDVAKGEFVAIMGSSGSGKSTLMNILGCLDRPTSGDYFLDGVNVAQLPKKELAAIRNRRLGFVFQGFNLLARTTALENVELPTLYAKLDVEERLRRAKHALEMVGLGERFDHFPSQLSGGQQQRVAIARALVNQPSILLADEPTGNLDSRTSVEIMSILQTLNDEGLTIILVTHELDIAQFARRVITFRDGKIRRDEMVTDRPRAAEVLAEMPTVEQD
- a CDS encoding efflux RND transporter periplasmic adaptor subunit — protein: MKHIQRKWIVILALFVAIAALGAFTLRGGDKPAYTTQRVQQGDIRQLVQATGTIDAVTTVQVGSQISGTISKLNADFNTRVKKGQVVAELDPALFQGALLQAQADLQNAEATAAAAKAELLKAQATAAQTQKAYERSDALAKEGVIAAQQLDIDKATSESNQAGVASAAAQVKQANAQVAQKLAAVKVAQTNLDHTIIRSPIDGTVTARSIDVGQTVAASLQAPTLFTIAQDLTKMRVYAKTDESDVGQIRPGQPGTFSVDAFPNEVFRGTVEQVRMNPTTVQNVVTYDTVIAFDNPQQKLFPGMTAYVTIPVAQAANVIEVPNAALRFKPDLSADKLQQLFAANGIQSSGKGRQSQQAVVWKLDGTKNLVPVQIVAGLTDHVNTAVTKVVAGGLNAGDVIVTGKADASKPAASAARSNASPATPRVGGMGGGGNRMGR
- a CDS encoding ABC transporter permease, which encodes MELVEILKIALRALARNKLRSALTMLGIIIGVGAVIAMVGIGNGAQKEVQDRIAAMGTNLLYISAGSVNKGGTRTGAGATQTLVASDVIAILREAPAVANAAPSSSASTQLVYGNQNWATTVTGTEPQYFDIRAWDMARGASFTEDDARTAANVAVIGDTVRQNLFGNSDPVGQTIRAGNLPFTVVGVLTAKGTSGMGGDQDDGIYVPITTLQKKITGQDWLRNIMVSAKSQQESYAAQDQITQILRDRHRIRQGDPDDFTIRNLADVAELADQSAQVMTMLLASIAGVSLIVGGIGIMNIMLVSVTERTREIGIRVAIGATEQDVQRQFLLESVVLSLLGGAIGILVGIGSSVLITYVLHWSVSVSVLAVGAAVIFSTAIGIAFGYYPARKAARLDPIEALRFE